One segment of uncultured Desulfovibrio sp. DNA contains the following:
- a CDS encoding endonuclease, translating into MYLYIFCRVFCPLVMLLWALCLPATCPAAGNERIESLATAKRLLHHTVYADHRRTLYCGIPFQDNGIAALPVQYRPPAALPRAARVEWEHAVPAEHFGRNFAAWRHGHPRCRDRQGRPFRGRACAQKVSREYRRMQADMHNLFPALGLINAARANFDFRLLPGVPPAFAFCAMKIARRHAEPPDRAKGIVARAALYMQASYAHFRLSRQQEQLFQTWDRLFPPDRWECERNRRITRLQGNDNPFLTRRCAP; encoded by the coding sequence ATGTATTTATATATTTTCTGTCGCGTATTCTGTCCGTTGGTCATGCTGCTGTGGGCGCTGTGCCTGCCCGCCACCTGTCCGGCAGCGGGCAATGAGCGCATCGAAAGTCTGGCCACGGCCAAACGCCTGCTGCACCATACGGTCTATGCGGATCACCGCCGCACCCTTTATTGCGGCATTCCCTTTCAGGACAACGGCATCGCAGCGCTTCCCGTGCAGTACCGGCCGCCGGCGGCATTGCCCCGCGCCGCCCGTGTGGAGTGGGAGCATGCCGTTCCGGCGGAGCATTTTGGCCGCAACTTCGCGGCATGGCGCCATGGTCACCCCCGCTGCCGGGACAGGCAGGGCCGCCCCTTCCGGGGCAGGGCCTGCGCCCAGAAGGTCAGCCGGGAATACCGGCGCATGCAGGCGGACATGCACAATCTTTTTCCGGCACTGGGGCTGATCAATGCCGCACGCGCCAACTTCGACTTTCGTCTGCTGCCGGGTGTGCCGCCGGCCTTTGCGTTCTGTGCCATGAAGATTGCCAGACGCCATGCCGAACCGCCGGACAGGGCCAAGGGCATTGTGGCCCGTGCCGCCTTGTACATGCAGGCAAGCTATGCGCACTTTCGCCTCAGCCGGCAGCAGGAGCAGCTCTTCCAGACCTGGGACAGGCTGTTTCCCCCTGACCGCTGGGAATGCGAGCGCAACCGGCGCATTACCCGCCTGCAGGGCAATGACAATCCGTTCCTTACCCGGCGCTGCGCACCGTAA